The genomic window GGCGTGTTCTTCGGTAAACATCCGATGGTCCCGGCGATCAGTCCCAAGAAGTCCTGGGAGGGTTTCGCCGGATCGCTGGTGTTCTGCGTGATCGGTGGCGTTCTCAGCGTCACGTTCATCCTGGACGCGAACCCGCTCGTCGGCGCGCTGCTCGGTGTGGCGTTGGTGTTCACCGCGACCCTGGGCGACCTCATCGAGTCCCAGGTCAAGCGGGAGCTGGGCATCAAGGACATGGGCACGTTGCTGCCCGGTCACGGCGGCATCATGGACCGTCTCGATTCGATCCTGCCCTCGGCGTTCGTCACCTGGCTCGTCCTGACCGTCCTGGTGTGAGCCGCTTCGACCGCAGTGTTCGGGCTCGGGGACCGATCCCGAGCCCGAACATCTGGCACTGGCCGCACCTCTACGAGGTGGAGAACCGCGCACAGGACGTCGACGGTGTCGTCTTCGGCACCCTCTCCGAGGTCGCGGACTGGCGGGGCCGAGACGTCCTCGACGTGGGCTGCGGTGCCGGATTCCATCTGCCGCGGTTCGCGGCCGCCGCCCGCTCGGTGACCGGGGTGGAGCCGCACCCGCCGCTCGTCGCAGCGGCCCGGGAGCGGGTGGCCGGGCTCGCGTCGGTCACCGTCCTGCCCGGATCCGCAGAGGCCCTACCGCTTCCCGATGCCTGTGTCGACGTCGTGCATGCGCGTACCGCCTACTTCTTCGGCCCCGGCTGCGGGCCGGGCATCGTCGAGGCGATGCGGGTGCTGCGTCCCGGGGGAGTGCTCGCGATCGTCGACCTCGATGCCACCGTCGCCCCGTACGGGGCGTGGATGCGCGCGGACCTGCCCCACTACGATCCGGCTGCGGTCGAGGCGTTCTTCGACGCCCAGGGGTTCACACTGCGCCGGGTACGCACCCGCTGGCAGTTCGAGGACCGGGCCACGCTGCGCGCCGTCCTCGGAATCGAGTTCAGCGAGCGGATCGCGCAGCGAGCGTTCACCGAAACCCCCGGAGTGAGCCTCGACGTCGGCTACCGCATCCACACCCGTGTCGCGCCGAC from Prescottella sp. R16 includes these protein-coding regions:
- a CDS encoding class I SAM-dependent methyltransferase yields the protein MSRFDRSVRARGPIPSPNIWHWPHLYEVENRAQDVDGVVFGTLSEVADWRGRDVLDVGCGAGFHLPRFAAAARSVTGVEPHPPLVAAARERVAGLASVTVLPGSAEALPLPDACVDVVHARTAYFFGPGCGPGIVEAMRVLRPGGVLAIVDLDATVAPYGAWMRADLPHYDPAAVEAFFDAQGFTLRRVRTRWQFEDRATLRAVLGIEFSERIAQRAFTETPGVSLDVGYRIHTRVAPTGLVL